From a region of the Tiliqua scincoides isolate rTilSci1 chromosome 4, rTilSci1.hap2, whole genome shotgun sequence genome:
- the LOC136647806 gene encoding epidermal retinol dehydrogenase 2-like isoform X1, which translates to MSRSQSADPPFRCLWEETPGVRPIVLNGAYSQLIRRIFFKMNFFLETLRFIGLLVYFTLEAFVLLFIPARKKNVTGEIVLITGAGSGVGRLLALKFGQLGATLVLWDINVEGNKETARLARENGVRVHVYTCDCSKRQEVYQVADQVKREVGDVSILINNAGIVTGKTFLDCPDSLIEKSMEVNAMAHFWTLKAFLPAMVAANHGHLVTIASSAGLFGVNKMADYCASKFAAVGFCEAIRMELLALGKTGVKTTTVCPFFMSTGMFEGCQTKRPRLLPILKPEYVADKIVSGILRNQAIIFLPRSMYFFVTFKYVISENVASTLVDYFGNHSFMDKFQGRAKKD; encoded by the exons atgagtagatcgcagagtgccgacccccccttcaggtgcctctgggaggaaacgccgggagtaaggcccattgtactcaatggggcttactcccag CTAATCAGAAGAATCTTCTTCAAGATGAACTTCTTCCTGGAAACACTGAGATTCATTGGACTCCTAGTATATTTTACACTGGAAGCTTTTGTCTTATTATTTATCCCTGCACGGAAGAAGAATGTCACTGGTGAAATAGTGCTCATAACTGGAGCCGGAAGTGGAGTGGGAAGGCTTCTAGCTTTAAAATTTGGCCAACTTGGAGCCACATTAGTTCTCTGGGATATTAATGTAGAAGGGAACAAGGAGACTGCTAGATTGGCAAGAGAAAATGGTGTGAGAGTACATGTCTACACATGTGACTGCAGCAAGAGACAAGAAGTATATCAAGTGGCAGATCAG GTTAAAAGGGAAGTTGGTGATGTCAGTATCCTGATTAACAATGCCGGTATCGTAACAGGAAAGACATTCCTAGACTGTCCAGACTCGCTGATTGAGAAGAGTATGGAAGTGAATGCAATGGCACATTTTTGG ACTTTGAAAGCATTCCTTCCAGCCATGGTAGCTGCTAATCATGGACACTTGGTAACCATTGCAAGCTCAGCTGGACTTTTCGGAGTCAATAAAATGGCAG ATTACTGTGCAAGTAAATTTGCAGCTGTGGGCTTTTGTGAGGCTATACGAATGGAGTTGTTGGCATTGGGAAAGACTGGGGTCAAAACCACGACCGTCTGCCCATTTTTCATGAGCACTGGAATGTTTGAAGGCTGTCAAACAAA GCGGCCACGTCTCTTGCCTATTCTAAAGCCTGAATATGTAGCAGACAAAATTGTGTCTGGTATTCTGCGGAATCAAGCTATCATTTTCTTACCACGAagcatgtacttttttgttacatttaAATA TGTTATTTCTGAAAACGTGGCAAGTACCCTTGTAGACTATTTTGGAAATCACTCTTTTATGGATAAATTCCAAGGTCGGGCAAAGAAGGACTGA
- the LOC136647806 gene encoding epidermal retinol dehydrogenase 2-like isoform X2 has translation MNFFLETLRFIGLLVYFTLEAFVLLFIPARKKNVTGEIVLITGAGSGVGRLLALKFGQLGATLVLWDINVEGNKETARLARENGVRVHVYTCDCSKRQEVYQVADQVKREVGDVSILINNAGIVTGKTFLDCPDSLIEKSMEVNAMAHFWTLKAFLPAMVAANHGHLVTIASSAGLFGVNKMADYCASKFAAVGFCEAIRMELLALGKTGVKTTTVCPFFMSTGMFEGCQTKRPRLLPILKPEYVADKIVSGILRNQAIIFLPRSMYFFVTFKYVISENVASTLVDYFGNHSFMDKFQGRAKKD, from the exons ATGAACTTCTTCCTGGAAACACTGAGATTCATTGGACTCCTAGTATATTTTACACTGGAAGCTTTTGTCTTATTATTTATCCCTGCACGGAAGAAGAATGTCACTGGTGAAATAGTGCTCATAACTGGAGCCGGAAGTGGAGTGGGAAGGCTTCTAGCTTTAAAATTTGGCCAACTTGGAGCCACATTAGTTCTCTGGGATATTAATGTAGAAGGGAACAAGGAGACTGCTAGATTGGCAAGAGAAAATGGTGTGAGAGTACATGTCTACACATGTGACTGCAGCAAGAGACAAGAAGTATATCAAGTGGCAGATCAG GTTAAAAGGGAAGTTGGTGATGTCAGTATCCTGATTAACAATGCCGGTATCGTAACAGGAAAGACATTCCTAGACTGTCCAGACTCGCTGATTGAGAAGAGTATGGAAGTGAATGCAATGGCACATTTTTGG ACTTTGAAAGCATTCCTTCCAGCCATGGTAGCTGCTAATCATGGACACTTGGTAACCATTGCAAGCTCAGCTGGACTTTTCGGAGTCAATAAAATGGCAG ATTACTGTGCAAGTAAATTTGCAGCTGTGGGCTTTTGTGAGGCTATACGAATGGAGTTGTTGGCATTGGGAAAGACTGGGGTCAAAACCACGACCGTCTGCCCATTTTTCATGAGCACTGGAATGTTTGAAGGCTGTCAAACAAA GCGGCCACGTCTCTTGCCTATTCTAAAGCCTGAATATGTAGCAGACAAAATTGTGTCTGGTATTCTGCGGAATCAAGCTATCATTTTCTTACCACGAagcatgtacttttttgttacatttaAATA TGTTATTTCTGAAAACGTGGCAAGTACCCTTGTAGACTATTTTGGAAATCACTCTTTTATGGATAAATTCCAAGGTCGGGCAAAGAAGGACTGA